The Deltaproteobacteria bacterium genome includes the window GGAATCTTCGACCGTAGGGAACGCTGCCATTTTATAATTCGCTCGCTAACCCCGCAGCAAGCTACGGGGAATGCGCTCGCTATTGCGCTTCAATAAACATGAACAATATCATGTTTTATGTCACTGTTGAGAGCCGGTTCCCACCATATGCACGACCCGCTGCGGAAAAGGTATTTCAATGCCGTTGTGATCAAGGGCCTTCTTTATGTTCTCTGTGGCGCCAAAATAGACGCTCCAATAGTCTGCCGCCTTGACCCAGGGTCGAACCACAAAATTCACGCTGCTGTCTGCCAGTTCCAAAACGGCGATGGTCGGCGCAGGATCTTTCAGGATACGCCCATCCTCCGCAATGACATCTGCCATAACCTGCCTTGCCTTATCAATATCCTCTCCGTATCCGATGCCGATTACCATATCTACCCTGCGCGTGCCTTTGGCCGTCCAATTGATGATGTTGTCTTCCGTCAATTTGGCATTAGGGATGGTCACCGTCTTATTGTCTGGTGTTATTATTTTAGTAGTAAAAATCTGGATTTCTTCAACAGTCCCGCCAACGCCTGCACCTTCAATGTAATCGCCTACCTTGAACGGGCGGAACATAATCATCAGGAACCCGGCGGCAAAGTTTGCAAGCGATCCCTGCAACGCCAGGCCGATGGCCAGACCGGCAGCGCCGAGTACGGCGATAAATGAAGTGGTTTGAATGCCAAGCTGTCCGAGCATCGCAATAATGACAAAGGTAAACAGGGCGATATAGGTTAAATTGCCGGTAAACTTTACCAGCGTTGGATCAACCTT containing:
- a CDS encoding mechanosensitive ion channel, with amino-acid sequence MEDLIAKVWELLTVYGLKVVAAIVVLIVGRWIAKGLTKAVERLMERSKVDPTLVKFTGNLTYIALFTFVIIAMLGQLGIQTTSFIAVLGAAGLAIGLALQGSLANFAAGFLMIMFRPFKVGDYIEGAGVGGTVEEIQIFTTKIITPDNKTVTIPNAKLTEDNIINWTAKGTRRVDMVIGIGYGEDIDKARQVMADVIAEDGRILKDPAPTIAVLELADSSVNFVVRPWVKAADYWSVYFGATENIKKALDHNGIEIPFPQRVVHMVGTGSQQ